Below is a window of Lepisosteus oculatus isolate fLepOcu1 chromosome 8, fLepOcu1.hap2, whole genome shotgun sequence DNA.
AGGCAAGAAGAGAATTTAAAACCCATGCACATCAAAACTCACCATGTAAAGCGTAAAGGGGAAACAAAGCAGGAAGAGCCAAATGTAGAGGTGCAAGGCATTGACAAATGTATTTTGATGGGGATCGTAATACCAGCCTCCTGTAATAGAAGCCCATACCCCTTGTCTCAAAATCTGTAGTGTCTGAGACCCCATGTTTTAGTCCGTTTAGATCCTCGAAGCAACCTCAAAAAATAACAGAGGCTACTCGTCCCGAACCATAAAGCGCAGAGCACTGTCTCCAGACACTGGCCTGAAAACCCCCGCTGCAGCCATCTTCTCTCCCAGTAGCTGGAGGACTGCCCTCGGTCCTCCACTGAGAGACTTCCTATCCCGCCACGCCCTGCGAAACACTTCTCTCCTCAAACACGAAGGCCAAGAGGGCGGATAAAAGACAAAGAGAATAAGTCCTGCTCAGTTGCGCCATCAAGTGGCATGTGTGAATACATCTGGTCTTAAATTGTATCCCTTATTGTGAGGGCCCACACACCAAATGTTATTGTTAGAAAAAGGCAGTGTAACTTAATAGTGCCCCCTTCACGTGGAAGACTGAATCTGAAGGGgttttatcctaaaaataaaaacattatatctGAAGGTGAATGGTGCGATATCGTTTAACTGGCTTTAatttaaatacatgtatttaatCGTTTATTCAACTGTTCTTGTAAAACCATGAAACATGTGACCGTAAATTCCAGACTATTACAGATATTATAGAACACTTAATAtgaaacaacagaaaaatatttttcaggaatGTAAAAATGAATAGCCTTTGCTGCACAGCATGAGCATTatatgataaatacagtaaagtGCATGTTTTGTATTAATGGCGCCTGCTAATAAAATGTCTGACTTTAAGACGTTATAGAGTGACAATTAGCTTCTTGCCGCCGGATTTCAGAGATGAGCAAGGCTGGGCTTGGTCCGCACTGGGACgggagacctctaaggaaaaccaAATTGCTGCAAAAAATGCTATCGGCGGCCCAGTAGGTGGTGTTCTTCCTTCCGGAACAAAATGTTCTAGCATGGAGACTCAACACAATGTGCTGTAAAGTTGCTTCTTTCTAAATTTGGTTTAACTCTGTACATGCTGAGCCAGGCACCTGTTGTATGGAATGTTAACAGAGAGAATATATGACATTTCAGAGCAACTGGAAGGTTGTGATTGCCAAAAGAACGATTGTGCTATGTATGGAAATTAGTATGTTGAATCaattttaattctaaatatGTAATAACTGAGAGAGGTGGTTTAAAGTATAAAAACTGCTTGTGGATGTATGGATGAAGACCATAACAGCACCTACAAAAGGTGTATAAACTGCACCTTTGTGTTCCTGTTTTCATCACAGAGAGCCCTGAGCCTATCTAGGTCAGCAACAGGCATGAGGCGAGATGCatcctgtccatcacagggcagagttacactcacaccagggccaattttcccacaagccaattaatctaccagtatatatatttggactgtgggaggaaattagagcatccagaggaaacccacactaacacagggagagcatTCAAACCCTATGAAAATAGCAGCCAAAGTCCACAACTAAACCCAAGGAACCAGTGCTGCAAAGCAGAAATGCAAACCGCTGCCACAGAGGGCTCTTCTATGAAACTGTATTTTACAATGTAACTTTGAAGGTGCCTGAAGATCTTTTCTCCCCAGACAACACCTCTGAGTTTGAGAAGTACTGTGCTGGAAAAGACAGGCGCAGCACACCATGTAAATTCTGGGATTGGTTAGAGTGTACACTTGGACAAATCAATACTTTTGACAGTCTTTCAGCTATGCTGAAAATCCCAATCAAAGGATGAGGAAGGCATTCTGGAAAATTCTGTAATTTATTAGTTgttaagagaaaaacaaaactctttccTAAAATACATACAACACATACAAAATCAATTTTGAAAATCCTGTTAAcagaaaaaatcaatcacttaaAAAGTCCATCTTGTGAAAGGAAGGAAAGAGGTCCAGAACACCAGTTTGTGCCTATTCATTCAAACATGTCTCCCCTACTACATGTAGTCATGCAAGTCTCAAAATCCAATTGGAAGATATCACCATTTTCTAGACCAGAGGTTTGCAACCCTGTTCCCAGAGGAACTCTATGTCTTCTGGATTTTTCACCACCTGAGTTCTTATTCACAGAGTAACTGATTTCAATTTTCTAGCTATGTAAAGTTCCGTGTGCTGAAGGCATTATAAGTACCCTTGAAGTTGGGTATTCCTGAATAAAAGACttctgtcaaaatgcaactaCAATACTGATAAAGCTAGTAATTTCACTCTGAATACCCTCTAATTGAAGTTGAAATGCTGACAACATAAATTGTCTAGCAAAGTAACTTAAGTCTATTCAGCTTACATATTCTTTTGTAGAAGGCTGAATATGAACTCCACAAATTAAATGTGTGCGTCTACAACTCCTGAAAGCATACAAAGCTTTGAAAACAAGAGCAGACGTCCCTCACAAGTCACAGCCAGGAGAGGCAGCTGTCTCGTGTGGTGTTGCCCAGAAACACAAGAGTAAAAAAACTTAAAGACATTTGGTCCAGTTCCATCAGAAATTTCTCATGAGAGAACAAGAACACCAATCTCTTGTTAAAGAGCCCTGATTTTAATGAACAAGGATGAGACAAATCAGGTGCTTGGAACTGCTTTCACTGAGCTCCAAGATGGCATCATTGGTAAAACTCACCAGTACAGCTTACTCCATATGCCCTGGAAGGGAGAGCATGTTTAAAGAGATACTTAATACTCCATTACCCCACCAATCCATACACCATCCGTGCCTATCCATAAGATAAATGTTCTCTGAGAGGATTGGTCTTAATTGCAGGACTATGTGCAATGGAGTCTGGATCCCCTCTGTAAATATCACAGCCCTCAAGGCACACAACGGGTATTTAGAATTGGCTCCTTCTCCAGTATCAAGGACTGAAATGCTAAGTTCCTTCCAAGCACTTTGTCAAGCTGTTGTAAATCTTTCACAATCCACGCCAGATGAGACACAAAGTCTCACTCTGAACCTGAAAAAGAGCACCACCTGCTACAGCTACATGCTGACATTCAAGCAGGCTGACAGTCCTTGAGGAGCTCGGACTGGCTCCCTGAGTTCTTTCCATCCTCTATTTTGCGTGCTCTCCAGCATCAATTTTTAAACGCCCCCAGTGCACGAGTGCGTGGCCGTGCATTGTGAACGCGTCCTCCGACTTCCTGCATGCCAGTCCCGCAGCTCCCTCTCCGTCTGCACGCGGGGGGGGGGCATCACTGCAGCCGAGGCCGTTTCTCTGGGGGGGCCTTGCTGGGCGGAGCTGGGGCGGGGGTCTTGGTGGCTTCGCGCTCTTCCTGCTTTGCCGCTTCAGCCGGAGGCTCAGGCTCCTTCTTCACCTCCACTGCACAGGAGCAAACAGACAGAGATGAGTGAACGAGAGCAGGCGTGACGAAGCCAGCAGAGCACGGGCCTGTGGTTTCATTACCAGCTGACTCAGAAACAACGTGACCCCGCAATAGGGCTTTCCACATACTGCGCAACACCAGTCCTTCAACCACTGCTGTACAACAGTAACATCCAAATCACTGCATAATAAACTATCTCATTGTATTTTCAATGAAAAACATTCATAAGAGCACTTCTTGAAGCTTTTAGCGGAAAGTTTCAAGAAGTGCTCTTATTTTGATGAGCGCAGCTATAGCAGTTATTCAGTTTTGCCCATTAATAAAGGATAGCTATTACTTTACAAGTAGTGAACACCAGAGATATCTGCTTAAAACCATCTCCTATACTCACTGTCCTATCTATTTCAAGATGATTAATAGTATTCTTGTCTCCCCTTGCTTCAAATTCAGCAACTTATCAGTATTTTCTTAATCTGTTGAAATATGAAAACTGACACGTTTTGGCTCATCAGCAATGAAAATGAAGAATGTGATGATTATTACTGCTTGAAAACTGAATCAAATATAAAGCAGCCTACTATGTAACACGTCAAGTAAACAGTAAATCTgaacatgtattaaaaaaattcaatatgCAGTTGAAAATATGGTAATCACTTTTTGACAATTATGGTAAATTTCACACATTAGGGATGTTAAGATTAACTGCTGGTACAAGACTCTGTAGGACAGcagaggaaagaacaaaattGTTAGAAAACACCTGGTCTTACCTGGAACAGGCTTCTCTCCAGGCTTTGgctgaaaatgaaacagaaaccaAGTGAATTACACTAAAGCCTAATCTCAAAAATAGCTATGAACAAAATAAGATGATGATTCCTAGACCCcctgacttttttttccataaatccACAATTTATATCACCAGTCGTCAAatgatacttttttaaaaacggCACAATTTAAAAACACCTTAAAATAGACAATGAGTGCAACAAAATGGAACAGGATACAGAGTCTTGTGATTTCCCGCATTGCTTGACACCCTGTTCGTACGTTTAGTGTAGTGTATACTTCCTAGACTTAAAAACATTCAAGCAAGTTTGACATCTTTAAAAGTGCAATTtgactttgattaaaaaaaaacatgattaattAAGGAGAAAACAAATCTTGGATGCAGGAATCTTCCATGGGTAGGCTTCCTCTTTCCAGAGGAAACACTGGGCATGAAACTAGCAAAAGAGTGGGGATTATCCAAGCACTGTGACGTCCTCTGTAGTAATAGCAAGGGCTGAAAATAATCATTCGGAACAAATATCCAATACAGCTTACAAAAACACTAAACGTCATAAACCCACTCACAGTTTTGAACAAGTAATTGCCAGAAATTGTATGGAATTGTTTTTGGACAGATTTTGAACTCCTATGTTGCAGGGCAAACAATTCTGCAACACATTTCCTCCGAAATGAGGAGAAAATTGTCTAAGACAGTAAAGTGTGGTCAAAACACTTGGCTTATGTTAATGTTACTTGCTGATGCTAGTAACATTAACtagaatttaaaaagaaaattaaaaagaaaaagagtgtGTTATGTGTGCGTCACAGTTAAGCAGTCCAGTACCCCCGTTACCCCTTGTACATCTGCTCTTTCCTATTCACCTTGTGTTGTACAAATGTAGTACTGCTCTCATAGTGTGAACTGCATCAAATATTATGTACAACGGTACCTGATGTACCAAAAAAGAACCAGCTTTGAGATTTCTGTCCATCAATATTTCTTCACATTTACCCACAATTAAAAGGCAAAAGTAACACTAATTCCAGCGTATGTTCAAGAGCCCACAGCTCACGACTGCCATACACAGGCTTCTCGTGTTGTTCTCTTGGTGGGATGGTTTTACCTGATAGAAGGCTGGAGGAAATTTCTGTCTCAGATCCAGGAGCAGAGTGTCCACCCTCTGTCTCTGAAATAGGGAGCTGGGCTCCTCCTTCTTTTTGGATTTCGGTTTTGCTTTTTCTGGAGATTCAAAATGACGACAAAGTTCAGATTCAACTCTAGGGAATAAATTCAATCTTTTGCTTAGCTGGAAAATGCTACTGTGGGATAATCTGTTCCCGCTGAAAGTCATAGCTCTAGGCAATGTTTGCAGACTTAAGCATTGCATcctgcattttaaaatcattttaaattcaacATCCTCGCTACAACTTTCTGAGATGAACTAGTGTTCCGTAAACACAGAAGAGGTAACCCCAACAAGTACtatttgacaaaaaatattaatgcaATCATTAAATTAGccaatcttttttaaataattctgcaACGTATACATCTTGAAATGTATAGCCATTGTAGGAAAATATTGTTCTAAGAAGTGGGAAGTTTAACATTACAATAATATACTATTTAAGAAAAGAATGGTAACATTAATTAATCTGAACTATGCTGTAAAATATCATATTACTAAAGTTCTAATTCTAATCTACATTTTATTCAGTGCTACAGAAACCATTTCTGACAGACATCTAATGTTTAATTTGCACACGTTAGCAGACCACGACACAGTAATGCTAAAAACACACAATGCACTAGCCTTTATCATCCTGATCCTTGAAGTGCCACCAGTAGCCTTTGGAGGGATGATAGCGGCAGTAGGACATGGCTTCATCAAATGCAGACTGAATCCCATGCACAGCAGACAGCTtgaagacaaacacagagtctGATCATAAGGTAACCAgtcaaatcagaaaaaaaactgtcagtCATAAGTTTGTGGAGTAATCAAGGGAGTGTATACTGCTGCAATTTTCATTcgttaaaaacagaaatataaagtCCTTCTTCATTTCATAACCCTACTGTAAATGACTTCTACAATAACTGTGACTAACTGTAGCCAAGACGTACCttgtttaaattctgttttattggTGGACTAAACAAGGTGGCTTTAACACTGAATCAGAATGACTTCACAGAAAAAAGCTAACTTgggaaaaagaaaattttaaaaccatttctgCAGAACAGTGGAAAAACATATGAGGACTTCAAGAAAGCTCAACTAGTTCAAATCTGCAGAAACCCATTGGAAAAACTTGACTCATTTCTTTTTCATCGGTCCTAaaattgaagtaaaacaaaagggAAACAGTACACAATGTTAGAGGTTACGTGGAGAGCAAGTAGCAATTCATTTACAGGCAACGGTCATGcctgaaaatacaaaaatatagtaaatCTATACATTTTGCCCTTAATAACATAGTAAACCTGGACATACGATATGAATTCTCTGCAGTATATTTgggtaatttttcttttttctacttGGAAGTAAAGGGTATatattaggattttttttagcTGCCAGTAAGAAACCTATCACAAGA
It encodes the following:
- the med6 gene encoding mediator of RNA polymerase II transcription subunit 6, which produces MASVDVRDNLLGISWVDSGWVPILNPGNVLDYFSERSNPFYDRTCNNEVVKMQRLTLDHLNQMVGVEYILLHAQEPILYIIRKQQRQSPSQVIPLADYYIIAGVVYQAPDLGSVIGSRVLSAVHGIQSAFDEAMSYCRYHPSKGYWWHFKDQDDKEKAKPKSKKKEEPSSLFQRQRVDTLLLDLRQKFPPAFYQPKPGEKPVPVEVKKEPEPPAEAAKQEEREATKTPAPAPPSKAPPEKRPRLQ